One Sodalinema gerasimenkoae IPPAS B-353 DNA segment encodes these proteins:
- a CDS encoding sigma-70 family RNA polymerase sigma factor — translation MSPEQLSESEPSRSEPSDAELITALRSGAVDALGVLYARHSGLVYGVALKLLKDTHEAEDLTQAIFLSLIQKDHYDPKRGSLRTFLAILTRSRAIDRLRKRTRSQKHLRQQISEQSEKLTSTETGLDTISEMEQSEDVRNALSQLSSTEQEVLKMAYYDGLSQSKIAQELELSLGTVKSRSRRGLMKLRQILSHVVERV, via the coding sequence ATGTCTCCTGAACAATTGAGTGAATCTGAGCCGAGTCGCTCCGAACCCAGTGATGCTGAGTTGATTACTGCCCTGCGGTCTGGGGCGGTTGACGCATTGGGGGTTTTGTATGCCCGACATTCTGGGTTGGTCTATGGGGTCGCCCTGAAACTGTTAAAGGACACTCACGAGGCAGAAGATCTAACCCAAGCCATCTTCCTCTCTTTAATCCAGAAAGACCATTATGACCCCAAACGCGGATCACTACGAACATTTTTAGCCATCCTAACTCGTTCCCGCGCCATTGATCGACTGCGCAAACGAACCAGAAGCCAGAAGCACCTACGTCAGCAAATCTCCGAGCAGTCCGAAAAACTCACCTCGACAGAGACGGGTCTTGATACAATTTCTGAGATGGAACAGTCTGAAGATGTCAGAAATGCTCTCTCTCAACTTTCCTCGACGGAACAAGAGGTGTTAAAGATGGCCTACTATGACGGACTAAGCCAATCGAAGATTGCCCAGGAGTTAGAGTTGTCCTTAGGAACTGTCAAATCCCGCTCTCGTCGAGGGTTAATGAAGCTTCGTCAGATTTTGTCGCATGTTGTGGAGAGAGTATAG